In one Gadus morhua chromosome 15, gadMor3.0, whole genome shotgun sequence genomic region, the following are encoded:
- the LOC115560126 gene encoding E3 ubiquitin-protein ligase TRIM39-like, which produces MACANTSWSEENFSCSICLDVFNSPVTTTCGHNFCRTCITKFWDEQVQYKCPVCNKLFNTRPDLQVNTFLSELAAQIRTTVRVKEQPCVEPAEVPCDVCTGTQQKAVKSCLVCLISYCQTHLEPHQRVAGLKKHRLVEPMDRLEDRMCKKHDRLLELFCQTEQVCVCLLCTVTDHKSHPVVPLKEEYEVKTAQLGKRGAEAPQKIQERKQKIKELKDTVELSNKDADREIAHGGQVFTALIGCVEKGREEFNQTVKEKLKSTVKRAEDLIKELEQEIEDLTNRSSKVKRLSHTEDHLHFLQTFRSLKDPPPTRDWTTVEVRPPSYVGALRRSLDQLEETLNKEMKKLPDDAELKRVQKYEVDVTLDPDTAYPRLILSEDGKQVHDGGGWKELPDNPKRFIYHTCVLTRQSFSSGRFYFEVQVKDKTLWWLGVARESIDRKGVTEWTPETGLWTLWYVNDVFLFIDNPDVHLPLRAELQKVGVFVDYDEGLVSFYDVEARVHIYSATGCTFTEPLYPFLCPWLHREGTNSAPLIISPVNQTD; this is translated from the coding sequence atggcctgtgctaacacttcctggtctgaagagaacttttcatgttccatctgtctggatgtgttcaacagtccaGTGACCAccacatgtggacacaacttctgcagaacctgtattacaaagttctgggatgaacaagtccagtataaatgtcctgtttgcaacaagcttttcaacacaagacctgatctacaggtcaataccttcttatcagagctggctgctcagaTTAGAACAACagtacgagtaaaagagcagccttgtgttgaaccagcagaagttccctgtgacgtctgtactgggacccagcagaaggctgtgaagtcctgcctagtgtgtcttatctcttactgccaaacccacctggagccacatcagagagtcgctgggctgaagaaacatcggctggtcgagcctatggaccgtctggaagacaggatgtgtaagaaacacgaccgacttctggagctcttctgccagactgaacaggtgtgtgtgtgtctgttgtgcacagtgacagaccacaagtcccatcctgttgtacctctaaaggaggaatatgaagtgaagacggcccagctggggaagagagGGGCTGAAGCTCCACAgaagatccaggagagaaaacaaaagattaaggagctcaaagacacagtggaactgagcaacaaagacgcagacagagagatagcccatggtgggcaggtcttcactgctctgataggctgtgttgaaaagggcCGGGAGGAATTTAACCAAAcggttaaagagaaactgaaatccacagtgaaacgagctgaagacctcatcaaagagctggagcaggaaatagaagatctgaccaatagaagctcaaaggtgaagcggctctcacacactgaagaccacctccacttcctccagaccttcagatccctgaaggatcctccacccaccagggactggaccacggttgaggtccgtcctccgtcatacgtaggggctttgaggagatccctggatcagctggaggagacactgaacaaggagatgaagaagctgcctgatgatgctgaactgaagagggtccagaagtatgaagtagatgtgactctggatcctgatacagcttatcccaggctcatcctgtctgaggatgggaaacaagtacatgatggaggtgggtggaaggaactcccagacaaccctaagagatttataTACCATACatgtgttctcacgaggcagagcttctcctcagggagattttactttgaggtccaggttaaagacaagactctatggtggttaggagtggccagagagtccatcgacagaaaaggtGTGACAGAgtggacccctgagacgggtttaTGGACTCTTTGGTACGTCAATGATGTGTTCTTATTTATTGATAACCCTGATGTCCATCTCCCCCTGAGAGcagagctccagaaggtgggggtgtttgttgattatgatgagggtctggtctccttctatgatgtggaagccagggttcatatctactctgctactggctgcaccttcactgagcctctctatccattcctctgtCCATGGCTTCATAGAGAAGGtacaaactctgcccccctgatcatctcacctgtcaatcaaacagactag